From a single Opisthocomus hoazin isolate bOpiHoa1 chromosome 6, bOpiHoa1.hap1, whole genome shotgun sequence genomic region:
- the LOC104330375 gene encoding lipase member M yields MMWLFITIAYLMCGSEKSGASPEVSMDIGEIVQYHGYPYEEHEVVTDDGYYLTMQRIPHGRDNPGSMSTSHEAEAQSSSMFCPPPKPVVLLQHGLVLEGSNWVTNLPNSSLGFILADAGYDVWIGNSRGNSWSRKHKEFEFYHQKYSDYSFHEMAVYDLPATINYILQKTGQEQLYYVAYSQGTTTGFVAFSSIPELDRKIKMFFALAPITTNSNMKSPLVRVFDLPEGLVKLILGRTVVFDKDEILKQVISSLCSYPIFKSLCCLVLYLPGGFTNSLNVSRIDVYLSHYPDSTSLKNLLHWRQLYQSGEFKYYDYGSDNMLHYNQTTPPFYELENMKAPLAAWYGGRDWISAPEDVNITLPRITNMVYKKYIPEFVHFDFLWGMQVYEQVYKEILELMEKSA; encoded by the exons ATGATGTGGCTGTTCATCACCATTGCTTATTTAATGTGTGGCAGTGAGAAGTCGGGTGCGAGCCCCGAGGTGTCCATGGATATT ggtgaaATTGTACAGTACCATGGGTACCCCTATGAGGAACATGAAGTGGTGACAGATGATGGCTATTACCTCACCATGCAGAGGATTCCTCATGGCAGAGACAACCCAGGAAGCATGAGCACCTCCCAcgaagcagaggcacagagctccAGCATGTTCTGTCCCC cTCCAAAGCCCGTGGTCCTCCTGCAGCATGGCTTGGTGTTGGAGGGAAGCAACTGGGTTACCAACTTGCCCAACAGCAGCCTAGGCTTCATCCTCGCTGACGCCGGCTACGACGTCTGGATCGGAAACAGCCGGGGGAACAGCTGGTCACGAAAGCACAAAGAGTTTGAGTTTTACCACCAGAAATACTCAGATTACAG CTTTCATGAGATGGCCGTGTATGACCTTCCAGCGACGATCAACTATATTCTGCAGAAAACTGGACAGGAGCAGTTATACTACGTGGCTTACTCTCAAGGCACCACCACAG GTTTCGTTGCATTTTCATCCATTCCCGAGCTGGATCGCAAAATCAAGATGTTTTTCGCCTTGGCTCCTATCACCACAAACTCAAATATGAAGTCACCCTTGGTAAGGGTGTTTGACCTTCCTGAGGGGCTAGTTAAG CTCATTTTAGGACGCACAGTGGTCTTTGACAAGGACGAGATCTTGAAGCAAGTTATTTCCAGTCTGTGCAGCTACCCCATCTTTAAAAGCCTGTGCTGCTTGGTCCTTTACCTGCCTGGTGGGTTCACCAACAGCTTGAATGTG AGCCGCATAGACGTCTACCTGTCCCACTACCCTGATTCAACATCCCTAAAAAACTTGTTACATTGGCGCCAG CTCTATCAGTCAGGAGAATTCAAATATTATGATTATGGCAGTGACAACATGCTTCATTACAACCAG ACCACACCTCCTTTCTATGAGCTGGAAAATATGAAAGCCCCGCTTGCTGCATGGTATGGTGGCAGGGACTGGATTTCAGCCCCCGAAGATGTAAACATCACACTGCCTCGTATAACCAACATGGTATACAAAAAGTACATTCCTGAATTTGTCCACTTTGATTTCCTTTGGGGTATGCAAGTGTACGAACAAGTGTACAAAGAAATTCTTGAACTGATGGAGAAGAGCGCCTAG